In Suncus etruscus isolate mSunEtr1 chromosome 2, mSunEtr1.pri.cur, whole genome shotgun sequence, the genomic stretch ctgccatatatggtcccccgagaaccCCTAAGAGCTGAACACAGTTCTAAaagaaaccctgaacacagccggcTGTGACTCTAAAACAAAGCCCAaccaaaaagtaaagagaaaaatgaagattcTTAGGAGGAGGGAGCTGCAGGGACAGGCCGTGGGTGGGGGACTGAGTATCTGATTTGCCCCCATCGTCCCAGGCCCCTTTCGCATCCTCCCCAGGGTGGGCACGCCTGTACCCTTCCACACCACTTGTCCATTCTGCGGCAACTATGTCCTCACGACCACCAGTTCCACCCCAGGGCTGCTCAGCTGGGTACTGTGTGCCACCTTCTTCCTTTTAGGGTGAGTGATGATTCGGGTCTGGGGGATGTGGGTGCTACCCTGAGAACCCAGGGCAGGATTCCAGGTGGGAGGGGGAACTTCAGGGCCTCGCTCCATATCTTAAGCTCTTCCCACAGTGCTCAAATGATGGCCCTGCTTTCCAATGGGCACCCACTATGGGGCTTGCCCCCCCCAACCAACTATCCCCACCCACCATGGGCCCCCAACCCAGTTGACTAGCCCCACCCTGAAAGAACAATCCTCCCACCCTGGAGGCCCCGCACAATCAACTAGCCCTATCAACCCTCACTGCCTCTCGGCGAGCCCTCAGGTGTGTGCTGGGCTGCTGTCTGCTGCCTTTCTGCATGCGTGAGATGATGGACGTGAGGCACAAGTGCCCCGTGTGCGGAAACGAGCTTTACCGTTTCCATCGCCTATGAACCTCACCCCGGAAATAAACGTGACTTTTGCCTGTTCGTGTCTGGATGGCTGGGACCCCCTCCCCCGGATGCTGAGGCAATGAGGGGGTGCTCCTTCGTCGGGTTCCACGAGCAACTCCATGCACAATCAGCTCACATTGTGAGCTGCCAAGAGCACCAGTGACTGCCCTGACTCAGGACTAGCTCACTGGTTTTCCCTTCAAGCCAATACCCCCTTTCCCTAACCAGGGGCCCAGAAAACCAGCAGGCCTAAAGGAACTCCTTTTGTCTATGTACCAAGTGCCCTGGATGGAGGCACATGCCTCCTTCCTTTGCCCTAGGCCCGCCAGTGACCTCCCTGGGTCCAAACTCGAACTATTTATGCTGTTGGGAGGGTATAGGTGAGTCCATGTTAAAAGGGGCTTCACCATGGTTTCCTATGTCATCCTTTGACTCTCATCTTCACCTGCTGTCCCACAGGGCTCTTGCCATTTGCTCCTTTGTTCCTTCCCTTCATGGTCATGAAGATGAGGCTACGCTCGGGGGTGATGGGCACAAACTCTGTACTCAGCTGTGCCACAGATAtaggctgacttttttttttttttgctttttggatcacaccccagtgacgctcaggggttacacctggctaagtgctcagaaattgctcctggcttgggggaccatatgggattctggggatcgaacccaggtccatcctgggtcagccgcgtgcaaggcaaacactctaccgcttgcACGACAGACTGACACTTGGTGCTGGGACCCTGTTATTGGCTGCCTTGTGGGTGGTTCTAGGACCCTGGGACCCTGAGGGGTCAGCTTCTGCAGGATTCCTGGCCCAATCCTGAGCCAGCACCAAAGCCCACCCAAACCTGGAATGAACCGAAAGTCAAAAGTTCCTGCTGCAGGTGGGGTGCCAAGCTCCCCACATCAACCCTGCACTCTAtctttggaggggtcacacccagtggcactcaggggttactcctggctctgatctcagaaatcactcctggcaggctcgaacaggagtctgtctggggttggccacatgcaaggcaaacactttaccgctgTGACATTGGAGGTTGGGGTGATCTTAGGAAAAAGCTGCCTGGGACCTGCCGGAGAGGCAAGCTGGCCGGCCTCTCCCTCCATAGCCAGTCAGTCAACTCATGGAAAAAAATGtctcatttttatagaaaattttattcaacataCAACATTTTCCAGCAAAAAGGCAATATACAGGAAGAGCCGGTGCACACTGCTGCTAGGGAAACGAACCAACAGAGGGAAGAATGGGAACTAGGTGTGGTCCGAGGCTCCTACCGGGTTGCACTCGGATCTAGCCACGCAGCTGCGTGAGTGCCCCAAGAAAAGACTACACACGCGAGGAGCATGGACACCAGCGGGGCTGCGCGCCTCGGCCAGCTCCTCCCAGCGTTCATTGTACAGGGTCAGTCGTTAAATATACAATTTCATTTCTCCgggaagttttttattttttttttccttttaacctTTTTTACAAAGTAAACAGCTTCTAACCACTAGCGAGCATGCCCCCTTGGCTACAGGGCTCTCTCCTCGGCTGCCCACTCTCCTCACTGGGTCGCCCCGGCTGCCCAGGGACGGAGGTGACCCTGAAAGCAGTGGGCGGGCCTGGTGGATGGAGGGAGGCGACAGGACACGCAATGGAGGGAAGCGCGCTAGGATTTGGGGAGGGGGAGGTGTGGGGACATGTGACTTTTTCTGTGTGACAGCCACAGAGGTCACACACCGGTGAGAGGCTCTCCGGGGGAAGATGGGGTGAGCCAGTAAGGGCCcgcctccccaccaccaccaccaactgGGCACAAACCGATGCGAcccgccccccccaccccactcagtgACCTTGCACCCATTAGGCCCGACAGCCCCCTTGCACTGCAATTACCATAAAATAACTCTCATTGGCATCCAAGCTTTATAAAAACACCTTCACTTTTGCTCAAAAAGGGCGGCCGATAGATAGAGAAGCCTAATTCAACAgcctcaacaaaataaaatgaacgtCAGCAGCAGTTCCTCTTGCTGAAGAGACTTCGGCTCGAGTGCGTGGGGACCACACGAGTTCTGGGCTGTTAGTGAGAAAGTTGGGGGGGGTGTGGGCACGCCTCCACGCACGCACACACGGTCCCCGGCCTCGCACGCGCCGCCTGAGGAGGTCAGTTGTGGATCTTGATGGCCTTTTCAAGGTACGTGTAGCGACTCCTCTTTGGGGCTTTGTTGAAGTGGTCGAGCCCAAGCCAAGGCCGAGGATGGGACATGTTACCTACGGGGGAAGACCAGGGGTGTAAGACTCAATACCCGGGGGGAGTGAGATGGGGAAAGAGAGGGGGCCATGAGGACCCACAGGCCATTGGCGACTTTGCCATGGCTATGAGCCTAGCCCCATTTCTAGGGTCCCAGTGGGCAGAGTGGGGACTGGGGGGACTGACTTAAAGAGTCCCTGGGGACAGGCGAGAGCAGGCCCTCTCTCTGGTGGACGCTCACCAGGCTGAGGCTCAAAGTCTTTCAAGTTGACTTCATATTCGTCTTCGTTGATGTACTGGTGTCGGCCCATCATCACGATGG encodes the following:
- the LITAFD gene encoding lITAF domain-containing protein, with amino-acid sequence MATPQDTQPEDQHKDFKKIQGPGVAGSLSVNAPNPKAFSVIVASLPPKEQQKVSDSPHGPQPTQLSQPSQHSFKREPTMAYAGPFRILPRVGTPVPFHTTCPFCGNYVLTTTSSTPGLLSWVLCATFFLLGCVLGCCLLPFCMREMMDVRHKCPVCGNELYRFHRL